The Cloacibacillus sp. DNA window AGAAGGCATGATACTGTCGCCGTGGAAACGCCTGCCCGCAAAGCGACGTCCTTTATGGTCGCCAAACCATCCCCTCCCAACATATGCAGCGATTAACCATAGTGTAGTATAAAAGCAGCGGTTTTGTCAAGTAACTTTACCACAAAAAATCTAATCGTTTAGATTTTTATTTGCCTCAACGCGTTGTAATTGCCGATTCCGCATGCTATACTCTGTTCATATTAATCATGTGGTTATGCATGAAGAACAGCGCCAAAATATAGAGAAGAAGGTATAAGAATGGAACAGATCTCGAAAAAAACAGTTTTCAGCCGTATTACCAAACGGCGCGAACTGCCGGTGATTATAGCGACACTGGCGTTGTGCGTCATATTCAGGGCGTCATCCGAAAATTTCTTTTCCGCATACAATATGTATAACTTATTGCGCACCGCCTGTATATACTCGATCATCGCCTTGTCGCAGGCCTGTGTGCAGATTGTCGGCGGCACCAGTCTGTGCGTTGGTTATATTGGCGCTATGGGCGCGGTAGTCGCTGGCGTGTGTATGCAGGAATTGGGACTTTCGGGCGCGGTGGCGACACTGGCGGCTGTTGCGGCATGCTGCATATGCGGGGCGATAAATGGACTGATCATCACCAAGCTTAGGCTGAGCGCCTTTGTGACGACGCTAGCGACGCAGTTTATATTCAAGGGATTGGTTACCGGCATCTCAAAGGGATTCCCCTACACGGGGCTTACCCCCGACTATTCCAATTTCGGGCGCGGCGATTTTCTGGGGATCCCGCTTATCACGCTGGCAACGGTCGCTATACTGGTTATGATCTGGTACTTCTTCCGCTATACCACAACAGGCCGCAAGGTGTTGGCGACGGGCGGAAATCAACGCGCCGCAGCGATGGCGGCGGTTGACGTGGATCGTATGATATTTATCGCGAATGTTCTCTCGGGACTTTTCGCGGGCATCGCTGCCGTTTGGTCGGTGTCGCTCAACGGAATCGCCCAGCCCACGACCGGCGCGGATTGGATGCTATATTCCTTCGCGGTCTCCGTCATCGGTGGCACCGGTCTGACGGGCGGCGTGATATGTCCGCTCGGGTTGGCTATCGCCGGCTTTATGATCGTGATAATTAAAAATGGCCTTGTGCTTATGCGTGCAAATACCTACTTCGAACAGACTTATCTGGGGCTGATACTGCTCGCCGCCTGCTCTGTAGGCGCGATTTCCAACATGGTGAACGTCGCCAGACGCCGCCGCAAATTCCGTGCTGAGCAGGCCGCGAAGATCGAGTCGCGTGACCTGTAATATAGCAAATAGCGAAAGGAGCATTCCCACAATGAAAAGGAGATCTTTAATCCTACTCTCGTTGGTGCTCGTACTCAGCTTAGTTGTTCCCGCCGTCGCGGAAACAGCCGACGTAAAAATTGGCTGGTATGCGCCCGGCACTAACCAGTACACCGACGCCGTAGGCAAGGCGGTCGAAAAGTTCGCCGCGGATTACGGCGTGGACGTGAGAATCATTTTCGGGGACTTGGAGCAGGCGACAATGGACGCGCAGGTTCGCGCGATGGTTGCCGACGGCTACACGAACATATCGTCCTTCCCCTGCACGGAGGGCGCGTCGGGACTATACGATGAACTGATCGCGCAGGGCGTCAACTGCGTCACCTACGGCGCCAGCACCAGTGCGCAGAGTGAAATGCTCTGCGCCGCCAGCAACGTCAAGGCCGCGGCTTACTCCGCCACCGAAGCCGTCATAGGCGCAATGGGCGGTAGTGGGAAGATTCTCAACGTCCTCGAGGTGCTCACCGATTCCAACACAGCCAAAAGGCGCGAAGGCGTCATCGAGTGCGTAGACGCCCACGAGGGCGTGGAAATCGCCATGGAGATCGCTGATATCAGCAGCATCGAAGAGGGCGTCACCAAAATATCCTCCGCTCTGGGCGCGCTTGGCGGGGAGATAGACGGAATTGTCTGCACCGGCACGATAAACTCCTCCGCCGTCGTGCAGGTCATGGATGACTATTACGGCAGAAATCCCGACGCGGCGCCGATATATATCGTATGCTGCGACTGCGCGGACGATGTCATGATGGGCATTGAGAAGGGTATCATCTACGGCACTATGGCACAGAACGTGAACGCCCACGGCTATCTGTCCTGCGCGATGCTTTACTATATGGCCGCCGAGAATATGAAGCCGGTGGAAGGCCAATTCCTGGTGGATACCGGGGTCGTGTTGGTCACGAAGGATAACCTCTCAACCTACGCGGCTGATTTGGATGCGCTGACCGCGAAACTGACCTCCGAACTGACCACGACCTACCTGACGGCTAAGTAGGCTCAGTTATGTTTCTAGTGTCGAAAGTTCATTTTGCCAGAACAGTCCGACGCATATTGCGCGCTCGACGTTACTCGGCGGCACGCATCGGAAGCGAAATGAACTTTCGACGCTTCTATCCGATATTCTTTGCGTTAAGCGGGGAAAAGGGGTTACTATGTTAGAAGTAAAAAATGTTAGCAAGGAATTCCCCGGCGTCAAGGCGCTGGACAATGTATCAATGAGTTTTGAGCGCGGTTCGATTCACGCCCTGATGGGAGAAAACGGCGCGGGCAAATCAACGCTGATGAAGGTTATAACCGGTATCTATGTCCCAGAACTGGGGGATATTTACATCGATGGTCAGCATGTCGCTTTTAAAAGCTATCAGGATTCCATTGATCACAATATCAGCATGGTGCATCAGGAAATCCAAGTAATTCCGCATGGTACCGTGGGGGAAAATATCGTGCTCGACAAGCTCTCGCGCTTTTCCAAATTTGGTTGCCTCGACTGGAAGAAGATCAACGAGACGGCAAAGAAGTATCTGGATATGGTCGAACTGAATGTGAAGCCTACCGATGTGATAGCCAATATGACAGCCGCTCAAAAGCAGCTCATTCAGATCGCAAAAGCGCTGTCTTCAGACGCGCAATTTATACTCCTGGATGAGCCGACAAGTTCCCTTACCATGTACGAGGCGAAGAATCTGTTTGCCATTTTGAGGAAACTGCGCGACGACGGCAAAAGCTTGATATTCGTTTCACATAAGATCGAAGAAGTTACGAGCCTATGCGATCGCGTTACCGTTCTGCGCGACGGCAAAGTAACGGGCTCGAGTGCCATAAAGGATATCACGCGCCACGACCTGATCCGCATGATGATAGGGCGCGACGAGAACATCGACAATCTTGGGCAGCTCGACATTTCAGACGAGGTGGTGCTAGAGGCGCGCGGCATCGGCAAGGCCGGTATGTTTGAAGACGTTAATTTTAAGGCGTATAAAGGCGAGATACTGGGTTTCTACGGTCTCGTGGGCGCAGGGCGCACCGAATTGGCGCGGCTTTTAATAGGCGCGGACAAAATGGACACGGGAGAGGTATTCATCAACGGCAAACTCGCTCATATTCACAATGTCGCCGATTCCGTCTACAAATACGGACTCAGCTACATAAGCGAGAATCGCAAGGAAGAGGGGCTTATCCTATCCTTCTCCGTAAGGGACAATATTATATTGACCAATCTTCCCAAAATGCGCGGCAAAATGGGGAAGCTTAATCAGCGGATCGGAGAGGAAATGACCAGGGCTATGATCGAGAAAATGGAGATCAAAACGCCCTCACAGGAAACCGTCATCGAGTCGCTCTCCGGCGGCAATCAGCAAAAGGTATCCCTCGGCAAATCGTTGCTGACAGGCAGCAACATACTCATTATCGACGAGCCCACCGTGGGCGTTGACGTGGGGGTTAAGCGGCATATTCACGAGATCATTTGGCAATTAGCCAAAGAAGAAGGCAAGACCATCATACTCATATCCTCCGACATGGCGGAGATGATCGCGTTGGCACGTCGCATACTGGTGTTCCGGGATTACAAGATCGTGGCGGAAATCAACGAGTTAAACGACATGGAACACTCATACAATGAGGTTAGCGCACGCATAGGAAACGCGATATCATAATTATCTCCGACAATCCCGAAACCTTTGAATTATACAACGAAAGACATTTATTGGAGCACCTGATCCAAGATGGTAATCGTGTTCCTTATTAAGGAGGAAATATAGTGTCTTACAATATATTGACTTATGGGGCGGCAACCGCAAACGACGCCAGGACAAACGGTCTGGCGATACAAAACGCCATAAACGACGCACATATGGCGGGCGGCGGTGTCGTGTTTGTTCCGGCGGGAACCTTTGTTTCCACCAATATCGAGCTTAAAAGCAATGTCAATCTGACGCTTGATTCCGGGGCGGTTTTATTCGGCTCAACGGATTACAACGACTATACCATGACCCAAACGGCGTGGCCCTTTGCTCCGATGGTTGGGCTTCCGGAGATCGCCAGAGATGCGAAAACGACAGGCTTTATATACGCGATAAACGCCAAGAATATTTCCATAACAGGAATGGGCACTATAGATGGCAACGGAAGCGACCATCGCTTTCCCGACGATCGCGATCATTTACGCAGGCGCCCCATGCTGCTGTTCTTCGATTATTGCGAAAACATCCACATAATAGACGTAACCCTTAAAAACTCCGCCATGTTCGCGCTCTGGGCTTCCCGTAGCAAACGCGTATTCGTCCGAGGCGTATACATCTATTCGTGGAATACTGAAAACGGAGATGGACTTGATTTTGACGGTACCTCAGACGTCGTGATTTCAGATTGCCTGATCGAGGCGGGCGACGACGGAATATCGCTTAAAACCAACTATCCCGATTGGGCGAACCGCAATTACACCATAACGAATTGCCTCCTACGCTCAATCTGGGCCGGCATTCGCATAGGCCCGGAATCTGCGGGAGACATGTCTGAAATCGCCATCAGCAACTGCGTATTCGAAAATTGCAACGACGCATTAAAGATTCAAAACTGCTCCTGTGGACGTATAGAGAACATACGCATTAGCGGCATAGTCATGAGAAACGTACACCGCCCGCTGTTTATGACGGCCAGTCCCTTCCGCCTATCAAGGGTGCTTACGAACATACGCCCCCGCTTGGGCGGCTTGAGCGACATCTATATCGACGGTCTAACCGCCTATATGTCGCCCGTGAGCGCCGCGTATCAGCGCAACTGCTTTATCGTCTCCGGTTGGAAAAGCATGCCCATCGAGAACCTAGATATGCGCAATATCAAAATTGTGTTCTGCGGCGCGTGTGAACCCGAGGCGCTCAACCGCGTGGACGTGCCGGAATTTCTAGATTACAGCTTCATGTACGCAGATGTGTTTTCCATCAACGGCGACTATCCCGCCTCGGGAATTTACATGCGTCATGTTGACGGTGCGCGGTTTGACAATTGCC harbors:
- a CDS encoding ABC transporter permease, yielding MEQISKKTVFSRITKRRELPVIIATLALCVIFRASSENFFSAYNMYNLLRTACIYSIIALSQACVQIVGGTSLCVGYIGAMGAVVAGVCMQELGLSGAVATLAAVAACCICGAINGLIITKLRLSAFVTTLATQFIFKGLVTGISKGFPYTGLTPDYSNFGRGDFLGIPLITLATVAILVMIWYFFRYTTTGRKVLATGGNQRAAAMAAVDVDRMIFIANVLSGLFAGIAAVWSVSLNGIAQPTTGADWMLYSFAVSVIGGTGLTGGVICPLGLAIAGFMIVIIKNGLVLMRANTYFEQTYLGLILLAACSVGAISNMVNVARRRRKFRAEQAAKIESRDL
- a CDS encoding substrate-binding domain-containing protein, whose amino-acid sequence is MKRRSLILLSLVLVLSLVVPAVAETADVKIGWYAPGTNQYTDAVGKAVEKFAADYGVDVRIIFGDLEQATMDAQVRAMVADGYTNISSFPCTEGASGLYDELIAQGVNCVTYGASTSAQSEMLCAASNVKAAAYSATEAVIGAMGGSGKILNVLEVLTDSNTAKRREGVIECVDAHEGVEIAMEIADISSIEEGVTKISSALGALGGEIDGIVCTGTINSSAVVQVMDDYYGRNPDAAPIYIVCCDCADDVMMGIEKGIIYGTMAQNVNAHGYLSCAMLYYMAAENMKPVEGQFLVDTGVVLVTKDNLSTYAADLDALTAKLTSELTTTYLTAK
- a CDS encoding sugar ABC transporter ATP-binding protein codes for the protein MLEVKNVSKEFPGVKALDNVSMSFERGSIHALMGENGAGKSTLMKVITGIYVPELGDIYIDGQHVAFKSYQDSIDHNISMVHQEIQVIPHGTVGENIVLDKLSRFSKFGCLDWKKINETAKKYLDMVELNVKPTDVIANMTAAQKQLIQIAKALSSDAQFILLDEPTSSLTMYEAKNLFAILRKLRDDGKSLIFVSHKIEEVTSLCDRVTVLRDGKVTGSSAIKDITRHDLIRMMIGRDENIDNLGQLDISDEVVLEARGIGKAGMFEDVNFKAYKGEILGFYGLVGAGRTELARLLIGADKMDTGEVFINGKLAHIHNVADSVYKYGLSYISENRKEEGLILSFSVRDNIILTNLPKMRGKMGKLNQRIGEEMTRAMIEKMEIKTPSQETVIESLSGGNQQKVSLGKSLLTGSNILIIDEPTVGVDVGVKRHIHEIIWQLAKEEGKTIILISSDMAEMIALARRILVFRDYKIVAEINELNDMEHSYNEVSARIGNAIS
- a CDS encoding glycosyl hydrolase family 28 protein, whose translation is MSYNILTYGAATANDARTNGLAIQNAINDAHMAGGGVVFVPAGTFVSTNIELKSNVNLTLDSGAVLFGSTDYNDYTMTQTAWPFAPMVGLPEIARDAKTTGFIYAINAKNISITGMGTIDGNGSDHRFPDDRDHLRRRPMLLFFDYCENIHIIDVTLKNSAMFALWASRSKRVFVRGVYIYSWNTENGDGLDFDGTSDVVISDCLIEAGDDGISLKTNYPDWANRNYTITNCLLRSIWAGIRIGPESAGDMSEIAISNCVFENCNDALKIQNCSCGRIENIRISGIVMRNVHRPLFMTASPFRLSRVLTNIRPRLGGLSDIYIDGLTAYMSPVSAAYQRNCFIVSGWKSMPIENLDMRNIKIVFCGACEPEALNRVDVPEFLDYSFMYADVFSINGDYPASGIYMRHVDGARFDNCQFKRDDEDARPLIFGYDLKDISMRMVNGKSAGYLVSAIDATVDLNECRQNGTPVERVEPFPDAETKRFREFERINAETDSLFEKMAAQVDAAQALDNYELIPRERWAHEGNRQCVEIFVEGGNVTLMLMLVSFGDGRLFVNGIPVAECVVPKLYRNMTAWAADITKLVNPGKNLVEIVWDEPGDVGGSKCLLPFGEFKELSVGLIEPMRVYYSK